The nucleotide window CGTATTGGCCGTGGCCGGTGACCTGTCCGATACCAGGGAAAGGGACCATATTATTTCGACTTCATTAAAAACGTTTGGCAAAATAGATATACTGGTGACCAATTCCGGGGGGCCTCCCGCGGGGCGGTTCGAGTCTTTTGCCCCTGAAGACTGGGAAAAGGCCACCCGGCAATTGTTGGGGAGTGCCGTGGGCCTGGTTAGTGGTTTCTTGCCGGGCATGAAAAAACAAAAATGGGGCCGCATCATCACCATCACCTCCCAGGCGGTGAAGCAACCCGTTGACAATTTGATATTGTCCAATGCGGTAAGGGCTTCGGTGGCAGGCTTGGCCAAGTCGCTCTCCAATGAACTGGGCCCCTATAATATCACCGTAAACAATGTGATGCCTGGCTATACGCAAACCAACCGGTTGGTCAAACTGGTGGAAGGCAACCCGGCCATGGCCAATGTTGTTTCAGAGGTTCCTTTGGGGCGGTTTGGAAAACCCGAAGAGTTTGCCGCGGCCGTAAGTTTCCTGGCAAGTGAAAGGGCCGGTTACATCACTGGGGTGTCCCTGGCCGTGGATGGTGGTTGGATAAAAAATAT belongs to Flammeovirgaceae bacterium and includes:
- a CDS encoding SDR family oxidoreductase; this encodes MDLGLKGKVAFVAASSQGLGKAVATMLATEGASVVICGRNKENLALAEKEIKSTGARVLAVAGDLSDTRERDHIISTSLKTFGKIDILVTNSGGPPAGRFESFAPEDWEKATRQLLGSAVGLVSGFLPGMKKQKWGRIITITSQAVKQPVDNLILSNAVRASVAGLAKSLSNELGPYNITVNNVMPGYTQTNRLVKLVEGNPAMANVVSEVPLGRFGKPEEFAAAVSFLASERAGYITGVSLAVDGGWIKNIL